The following are encoded together in the Oreochromis aureus strain Israel breed Guangdong linkage group 18, ZZ_aureus, whole genome shotgun sequence genome:
- the LOC120434461 gene encoding type III endosome membrane protein TEMP-like produces the protein MGLWSCGICVVLFLCDVAYTATISDAVGQKGTQRHLLTEPDNNSTNSTSTPKTNSSVESPKVELSYLAIVLGTVITLSLFIVLVVKFRVLHRFLASYRHSLLQESDGASQYGQEDMSFPNNVSGRMGVVRGTQTGLDDDDDGFIEDNYIQPSEKHMPEGQRQDEEIEGTDDSDDDLQFTIG, from the exons ATGGGTCTGTGGAGCTGTGGCATCTGTGTGGTGCTTTTTCTCTGTGACGTTGCATATACTGCTACTATATCAGATGCTGTCGGACAAAAAGGCACCCAGAGACATCTTCTGACAGAGCCTGACAACAACAGCACTAATAGCACTAGCACACCAA agacaaacagcTCAGTTGAGAGCCCAAAGGTGGAATTGTCCTATCTGGCTATAGTGTTGGGCACAGTCATCACCCTTTCACTCTTCATCGTGTTGGTTGTTAAGTTTCGCGTTTTACATCGCTTTCTGGCCAGCTACAGACACTCCCTGCTCCAGGAGTCGGATGGGGCGAGCCAGTACGGTCAAGAGGACATGTCTTTCCCTAACAATGTGTCCGGTAGGATGGGAGTAGTCAGAGGGACTCAGACCGGGttggatgatgatgacgatggcTTCATTGAGGACAACTACATCCAGCCCAGTGAGAAGCACATGCCAGAGGGACAAAGACAGGATGAGGAGATAGAGGGGACAGATGACAGTGACGATGATCTTCAGTTCACTATAGGgtga